The genome window GATGCGGACCGCATTGGCGCGGTGGATGAGCATGGAGTGTTTGTCGATCCGCACAAGATTTTTTCGGTGCTGCTGAGCTGGGTGCTGAAGTACAAGGGATGGCCGGGGGATGTGACTCGCGCGTTCAACACGACGAAGATGCTGGATCGGATTTGCGCGAAGTATGGACGGACCATTCACGAGCATGGGATCGGGTTCAAGTATGTGGTGGATTACATGCTGGAGGGCGAGATTCTGATGGGCGGCGAAGAGTCGGGCGGGATTGGGTTTCAGCGGCATCTGCCGGAGCGCGATGGCTTGTTGAATGCCCTGCTGCTGGCGAATGTGATGGCGCAGGAGAAGAAGACGCTGGGGCAGTTGGTCGCGGATCTGCAGGCGGAGTATGGCGAGCACCAGTATGGGCGCATCGATCTGCATATTGCCGATGAGATCAAGAATGGGGCGATTGCGCGGGCGAAGGGACTGGCGGTGGGCGATGCTTCCTTTGCGGGGATGCCTATCCTGCGGATTGAGACTCTGGACGGGGTGAAGTTTTATCTGGATAATCCTGAAGCCAAGACTAAGCCGAATGCGGCTGAGACGTGGCTGCTGTTGCGGGCCAGTGGGACGGAGCCGTTGATGCGGATTTATTCGGAGAGCTGCTCGAAGGAGTCTGTGGCGAAGGTGCTTGAGGCTGGGCGTGGGTTTGCGCTGGGAAGCTAGGCGTTCTGCCGATTTTCAGCTTCGATCTTCTTTAGCAAATAGGCTGCGAGCTTGGGCTCACCTGGCATATTTGATTCTCGCAGCAACGAACGCCTGCGGAGTTGAAGGAACTCTTCGCATAGCGGATTGCTGTCGCCAAATACATGCCGAAGTGCCTGGATCTCCTCGGCTAGTTGATGTGTTCGGATAGCTTCAGGCCATGCAAGATAAGGGGCTTCTGCGTACAAGTGCTCATTTTGCCCGAACAGTCCATATCTGCCTTTGGCGCACCTTTGTAGGCAGAGAGTAAGAAGCTGCTCGAATTCTTCTTCAAGCTCTTCAAGACGTCGTTTTTGGATTCTGTCACTTCTGCTCATGGCTTCGATTGGGCTGTGTTTTTCTCATAGAAGCTTATCTCAAGGCTTGAAGATGTGTCTTTGAGGTCCGAGTCTGGACTACAGCAAATCAAGGCAGCACTTGGTGGAAAATTAACCTCATGATTTTCTGCCTGAGCAGGAACAAAGAGAGCCATCGCGTGTTCGAAGAGGAAGAGATCTTAATTCAATAAGTTCTGTGAGGTGTTTCTTGAGAAGACTTTGTGTTGCTTTGTTGCTTTGCTCTTGCTCGTTAGCGGTGTATGGGCAGAAGACGCGTTATGGGCAGTATCCACCTTATGCCAAGCAGGGTGTTGATTACCCGATACAAGTGCATGTTTCAGGACTTCGTTACCGTACGGAAGATATTGGCGGAGGGCAAATCGGAGACGTAATCTACGCAGATGCGGTCATAAACGGGAAAAAAGTAGAGTTGAGAGGGGATGGGGACGAGGTTCCTTTTCGGAAGTATCAATTGTCACTTGGAGATTTCCAGGCACGGCTGCTGAAGGACCTTAACAAAACGGGCGGGACATCCATATCTCAGGAATACGAAGTTGTTTTGCCGAACAGGATTGTTTGGCGTTGTGTTGTTTCTGGGCTTTTTGAATAGGATTTTGGGATGGTGGGTTCAGGCTAATGGCGGATTCACTTTGGGATGACAGATGGAAGGGTAAGGGTAAGGGCTAACAGTAGATTCCCTTCGGGAATGACAGACAGAAAGGCAAGTGCAAAGGCAACAGCAACTGCAAAGGCAACTGCAACTGCTAACAGCAGATTCCCTTTGGGAATGACAGACAGAACTGCAAGGGCAACTGCCACTGCAAAGGCAAGTGCTGGGCTGATTGAAAGGTGATATTGGGGTACCCGTTTGTTTTGGGGTACCCCTTTTGTTTTTGGTTTGTGGATTCTAGGTGGATTAAGCCATGCGGATTAGGCCAGACGGACCAGGCGGGCTTCCAGCAGGGCGTGGATGTTGCTTAGGGCCAGGACTACTTCCGGGCCTACGGGTTCATCTACCTGGACTACGGACAGGGCGCGGCCAGGTTGGGTGTTTGGAGGAGTTGGGGTTGCGCTGGAGCGTTCTCTGCCCAGGGCGAAGTTGGCGATGTTGACTCCGTGGCGGCCGAGGATGGTGCCGATGTTGCCGATTACGCCGGGGACGTCGAGGTTGCGGCAGACGAGCAGGCTGCCTTCGAGTGGGGCTTCGATATCGATGCCGTCGAGTTCGAGGAGGCGGGGTTGTTCGCCGTGCAGGACGGTGGCCGATGCGCGGCTTTCTCCGGCGGAGTCGTGCAGGGCGATGGTCAGGACGCTGGCTGTACCTCCGCGCGGAGATGCCTGCTTTTCTTCGTGGATGCGGATGCCGCGTTCCTGGGCTACGGTGGCGGCGTTGATGCGATTCACGTTCTCTGAGCCGGAGAGCAGACCGGCGATGGCGGCGTTGCGGATGAGCTCGGTTTTGCCTTCAGCGAGTGAGCCGGAGTAGGTGAGGTGAATGCTCTCGATGTTGCGCGTGGCGGCCTGGGAGAGGAAATTGCCGAGGCGTCCGGCTAGTTCGATGAAGGGCGAGAGTACGAGATACTCCTCGTGGGTGAGTGAGGTTACATTGACGGCGTTCTGGACGACGCCGAGCTTGAGGTATTCGCGGACCTGGCGGGCGATCTGGATGCCGACTGCTTCTTGCGCTTCTGCGGTGGACCCGGCGATGTGCGGGGTGAGGATGACGTTTTCGAGATTGAAGTAGGCGGAGTCTTTGAGCGGCTCCTTGGTGAAGACGTCGAGGGCTGCTCCGCCGACGTGGCCGGAGATGAGCGCGGCTACGAGGGCGTTGTCTTCAATGAGTTCGCCACGGGCGCAGTTGAGAATGCGGATGCCGGGCTTCATGGTGGCGATGGTGCGCTCGTTGATGATGCCGGTGGTTTGCGGGGTGAGGCCGACGTGGAGGGTGAGGTAGTCGGAGACGGCGAACAGTTCTTCGGTGGCTACGAGGCGGATACCGGCTTCGCGGGCGACGGCTGCGGAGACGAAGGGATCGTGGCCGACGATTTCGAGACCGAAGCCGCGGGCGCGTTTGGCTACTTCAAGGCCGATGCGACCGAGGCCGAGGATGCCGAGGGTCTTGCCGCGGAGTTCTACGCCTTGCAGAGACTTCTTTTCCCACTTGCCTGCGTGCATGGTGGAGTTGGCGAGGGGGAGCTTGCGGGCTAAAGCGAGCATGAGGCCGAGGGTGAGTTCGGCTACGGCTATAGCGTTGGCTCCGGGGGTGTTCATGACGACGATGCCGCGGCGGGTGGCTGCGTCGGCGTCGATGTTGTCGACTCCTACGCCTGCGCGGCCGATTACGCGGAGCTTGGGGGCGTGTTCGAGCAGGGCGTCATCGACCTGGACGGCGGAGCGGACGACGAGGGCGTCGGCATCGGCAAGGGCGTGTTCGAGGCCGTTGGGGAGCTGGTCGTGGGTGAGGATTTCCCAGCCGGGTTCGCTGTCGAGGACGGCCAGGGTTGCGGGTGAGACCTTTTCCGCGAGGATGATCTTCATTGGAACTCCTTTAACTTTTTCTACGGATTCGTATTCGTCGAAACGGATGTCGTTTTGATCGCAGAAGAGATCGAACATGCGCACGACCGAGGCCTGGGGCTTGCCTTCGCCCTGCTCGTATTTCCAGATGGAGTTGGGGTGGACGCCCAGCTTCTCGGCCATCTGGTACTGGTAGAGGTTTAGTTTTTTGCGGGCGATTATCAGCTTTTCGCCGAAGCTTAGGTCTGGCATTCGATTTACCTGGGGTGTTGAGTTAAGCCTCGCTGGAGAAGCAGATTTTTCGCTTCGCTCAGGATGACGACAGTTCTTAGCTGGATTTGGTAATCCCACATCTCCCGGCAAAAGCGCGGGAGATGTGGGCACCTAAGCATTGTTCCAATGCTGCTAGACGGTTACGGCGAAGGTTTCTTCGTAGGCTTGTTTGGGCTTGCGGGTGGCGAAAACCTGCTGTGCGGCAGCTACTCCCTGACCGAACTGGACGGGGAGTTTGAGGGTGTCGCGGGCGATGAGTTCGAGTGCGCCGAGCAGGGCTATGGTGTCCATGTAGTCGAAGAAGCCGAGGTGGGCGATGCGGAAGATTTTGCCCTTCATCTCGCCCTGACCGTTGGCGATGACGGCGCCGAAGCGCGACTTGAGTTCCTTGACGACGGCGCCGGAATCGAGGCCTTCGGGGACGGAGACGGCGGTGGCTGCTGCAGCGGGCGCGGTTGGCGCGAAGAGGGTGAAGCCGAGGGCGACGAGTCCGGCGCGGGTCATGGCGGCGCAGGTTTCAGCGTTTTCGATGAGGCTGATACGGCCTTCGGCGAGATCGCCATTGGCCTGACCGGCGATGTAGTCGAGGGCTGCTCCGAGGCCTGCGATGAGGGAAACGGAGGGGGTGTAGGCGGATTCGCCGAGCTTGGCGGACTTACGCTCCTTGCGGAGATCGAAGTAGTAGCGCGGATTCTTGCTGGTTTCCATGGCGGCCCAGGCGCGGTCGCTGACGCTGAGGTAGGCGAGTCCGGGTGGGATCATGACTGCTTTTTGCGAGCCGCCGATGAGGACGTCGATGCCCCAGGCGTCTACGTCGAAGTGGGTGGTGCCGAGGCCGGTGATGGCGTCGACTACCAGGAGAGCTTGTGAGTTCGCGGCTTTGAGAGCTTCGGCGATTCCGCGGATGTCGTGACGAGTGGCGGTGGAGGTTTCGGTGGCCTGGACGTAGACGGCTTTGTGCTCGGGCTTGAGGGCGGCCTTGATTGTGGCGAGGTCGAAGGTTTCGCCATAGGGGGCGTTGAGCACTTCGACGTTGCAACCAAAGGCTTTGGTGATGGCTGTCCAGCGTTCGCCGAACTTTCCGGCGGTCAGGACGAGGACGGGATCGCCGGGCGAGGTGAGGTTGCTGACGGCGGCTTCCATTGCTCCGGTGCCGGAGGAGGAGAGCAGGAGAACGTCATTCCTGGTGCCGACGAATTCTTTGAGCTGGGCGAGGACCTTGGTGTAGAGGGCGCGAAACTCGGCGGTGCGGTGATGGAGGTCGGCGGCAGCCATGGCGAACTGGGCGGCGGGGAGTAAGGGGGTTGGTCCGGGGGTAAAGAGGCGGGTTTTACGGAACATGATTGATCTCCTTCAAAATGTGGCCGGCGTCCACTGCGCGCCTGGGCTGCAATCACAGAATACACATAAATGTGATTTATGTGAACGATGTATTTGGAATTTTGGGGTGAAATGCGCGAATGGGTACAATCGTAGAGACCGAAAGTTGCAAGAGACAGAGGAGTTAAACGATGAGCGAGACATTGGAAGTACGGGTTAAGGCAGAGACGATTACGGCCATGAAGGCGCGGGACGGCGAGCGGACGACGACTCTGCGGCTGATTACGACGGCGTTGAAGAACAAGGCGATTGAGAAGCGCGAGGAGCTTTCGGATGCGGAGTCGCAGCAAATCCTGGCGTCGATGATCAAGCAGCGGCGGGACTCGATTGAGCAGTTCACCAAGGGCGGAAGGCCGGAGCTGGCGGCGAAGGAAGCTGTCGAGATTGCGGTGATCGAGGAGTTTTTGCCCAAGGCGCTGAGTACGGAAGAGTTATCGGTCCTGGTGGGGCTGGTGGTGGCCCAGATCGCTGAGGGTGCGGCGCAAAAGCCTGGTCCCAAGGAGATGGGGACGGTCATAAAGGCTGTTCAGGCGCGGTTGCAGGCGGATGGGCTGCGGGCTGAGGGACGGCTGGTGAGTGAGGCTGTGAAGGCTGCCTTGGCTTAGAGGCCGTTTTGCGCAGACTGTTTTTGCGCGAATGTGTGTTGGGTGAGGCCTTAGGATAGTCGCGAGGGATGCCATGATGCTTCGCCGTACTTTTCTCAAGAATGGATTGAAGACTGCCGGGGCTGCTTCGGCTTTGCTGGGGGCGAAATCCCGCGCTTTGGCGGTTGCCGGTGCGGGTGCTGCGCCGCTGCTGGAGTTTGGCTACGGGGATGTGCAGCTTGCTCCGGGGATTGCTCAGATGCAGTTTGAGCAGACGCAGTCGGTAATGATGGGTATGGACGAGGACTCGCTTTTGAGGCCGTGGAGGCTGCGGGCGGGATTGCCTGCTGCGGGCAGGCCGATGGGCGGATGGTATGACGAGGTTCCGCTGGTGAAGACGCCGAGCGGAGGGACAGGGTTTGCTCCGGCGCACTCCTTTGGGCAATGGATCTCGGCTCTTGCGCGGGGGTATGCGATCAATCAGGATCCTAAAACCAGGGCTAAGTTAGAACGGCTGCTGGCTTTGTATGAGCCGGCTATCTCGGATAAGTTCTATGCTAACTTCCGCTTTCCTGCTTATAACTACGACAAGATGGTGATGGGGCTGATTGATGCGCACCAGTTTGCGGGGATGCCGAAGGCTTTTGATCTTCTGAATCAGACTACGGATGCTGCGGAGATGCATTTGCCTCCGACGGCATTGGATCGCGATGAGCCGCAGCGAAAGTGGCGTGCTTCGGTTGGGGATAACACGACGGATGACTATACGTGGGATGAGTCCTACACGATGCCGGAGAACTTATATCTCGCGGCGCAGCGCGGTGCGGGTGATCGCTACCGGAATATGGCTCCGAGATATCTATTGAATGCGAGTTACTTCGATCCTCTATCGGAGGGCAGGAATGTGCTGCCGGGGCATCATGCTTACAGCTTTTGCAATGCGCTGAGTTCGGCGATGCAGGCGTACATGGTGGGTGGGAGCGAGAAGCATTTACGCGCCGCATCGAATGCCTTTGACATGATCGTGAATACGCAGAGTTATGCGACGGGCGGATGGGGTCCGGATGAGAGCTTTCGCGAGCCGGGAAGTGGCGCGTTGTATGCGAGTCTGACGAATTCGAAACATAGCTTTGAGACGCCTTGCGGGAGTTATGCGCATTCCAAGTTGACGCGCTATCTATTGCGGGTTACTCGCGATGGTAAATACGGCGACAGCATGGAGCGGGTGCTGTATAACACGGTGCTTGGCGCGAAGGAGCTGCAGCAGGATGGGCACTCTTTCTATTACTCGGATTACAGCAATACGGGGCATAAGTTCTACTTCGACGATAAGTGGCCCTGCTGCTCGGGGACGTTGCCGCAGGTGGCGGCGGATTATCGAATACTGAGTTACTTTCATGATACGGACGGGGTGTATGTGAACCTGTATCTTCCTTCTACTTTGAAGTGGACGGGAGGGAATGGTGCGCGGCTGGAGTTGACGCAGTCGGGCGGATATCCGCTGGAGGGCAGGACGAACCTGGTTTTGCGGGCCTCGAAGGCGGAGACGTTTGCGCTGCGGTTGCGGATTCCGGTGTGGGCCAATGTGGATGCGAGTGACCCTGTGATGATTCGCGTGAATGGGCAGCCGGTTGCGGCTCCGATTGCGACGGGTTTTGCTACGCTGCGGCGCAAGTGGAAGGACGGGGATCGCGTGGAGTTGAATCTTCCGTTGCCGATGCGGCTGGAGGCTATCGATCCGCAACATCCTGAGACGGTGGCGCTGGTGCGTGGGCCGCTGGTGTTGTTTGCCATGACGGATGAAGATCCGAGGGTGAGCCGCGATCAGTTGTTGAGCGCGAAACGCCAGCGTGGGCAGAGTGTGTGGATGGCGGAGAGTGGCGCGGGTCCGCTGCTGCTGACGCCGTTTACGGAGATACGGGAAGAGCGATATCGGACGTATGTGACGCTGACGTCAGCCTGATAAAAAAGCGTGGCGTTGCTGACTGGGTTAGAGTCGAGGCAGGCGGCATCCAATCCAGCAGCGGGGTTTTGCATGGCTTTCAGGTCGGGGCGTAGATCGGGTAAGGCGATGCCTGATGATGCTCGCCCGGGCAATTTGGGGGCTGGTAATTCCCGGACTGGCAATTCAAGGGCAAGTAATCATCTGAAGCGCATCCTGGGGCTTGGCTTTGGGGTTGCGGTGATCTTTGGCGGGACGGTGGGCGTGGGGATTCTGCGGCTGCCGGGGATGATTGCGGAGCAGTTGCAGAGTGAGTGGCTGATCCTGCTGGTGTGGGTGCTGGGTGGTATCTATGCGCTGCTGGGGGCAGTTTCCGTTGCCGAGTTAGGCGTGGCGATGCCGCAGGCGGGTGGATTTTATGTGTATTCGCGAAGAGCGTTTGGACCGGGAACCGGCTTTGCGATGGGCTGGACTGACTGGTTGAATAACTGCGCCGTGATTGCATACGGAGCGGTGGCGGCTGCGGAATATATAGCTTCTTTATTGCCGGGAGTTACCGAACAGGATACGACGCTGCAGAAGGGGATTGCGCTGGGGTTGCTGGCGCTGTTCTGTGGATTGCATTGGCTGGGGCTGCGGGTTAGCAGCGGCATTCAGAAGATCACGAGCGTTGTGACGGCGGTTACGTTTGTGGTGTTGGCTGTGGCTTGTTTTCTGCATCCGAGAGTGCCGCATGTTGCGCGTTTCTGGGGTGCTGGAACTGCGCCTGGCTGGGCGGGATGGATGGCTCTCCTGGTGCCGATGGTGGCCGCGTTGCGCGCGATTATGGTGACTTATGACGGGTGGTACGCGGCTATCTACTTTACAGAGGAAGATACAGATGCGGCGAAGCATTTACCCCGGTTGATGATTAGTGGCGTGTTAGTGGTGATGGGGCTGTACCTGTTGATGAACCTGGCATTTCTTCACGTGCTTTCAATTCCGGAGATGGCTAACTCCAGGTTACCGGCGGCGGAGGCGGCGCGGCTTGTTCTTCCTGCGTGGAGCGGCAAGTTTGTAACTGTGCTTTCGTTGCTGACGCTGCTGGGATTGATCAATGCGGTGTTACTGGGTGCGCCGCGTATCCTGCTTGCGATTGGGCGCGATGGGTTGTTTTCCAGGCGGGCTGCGTGGGTGAGCGAGAATGGAACGCCGGGGGTAGCGTTGCTGCTTTCGGCGGCGATGGCTGCGGTGTTTCTTGTGAGCGGACGGCTGGAAGAGATTATTGCCGTGGCGGCGATCCTGGTGGCTGGAATGTACTGCGTGAACTATATTGCGGTGTTTCGATTGCGAAGCCGCGAGCCGCGGTTGAAGCGGCCTTTTCGTGCGTGGGGATATCCGCTGAGCACGGGAGTGGTGCTGGCGGGGTCACTGGTGTTTCTGGTGGCGGCTATTCATGATGACCCGCTGAGTGCGGCCAAGGCGCTTGTGCTGCTGATGATCGCGGTGCCTGCGTATCTGTGGATGCGGGGACGCGCCAAACTTACATAGCGTACTCAGCTCACAGAGACTAAGCTCACATAGATTGATATTTATGTGAGAAGTTGCATTCCAGTGGCTTTTACTGCGTTTCGATCGAAAGTTACAACTGAATTACAGCCTGAGGCGCGAGCGCAGCCTGCGATGAGGCAGTCACTCAAGTCTGAGTTAGTCTGTTCGACAAGCAGGAGAGCGTCCCAGACGAGCGGCTCGGCTTCTATGACTAACTGCTGGCTGGCCAGGAGTGTCGCGGTTGCCTGGATGCACTGGGCCCGACTTAGTTTATAGCCACGACTTAATACCCACCAGAGCTCGACGATGGTCACGAGCGGGATAAACCCCGGCTTGTCTGCGGTGAGCGAAGCCATGAATGCATTGGCTATGGCTGATTGGTACGGATCATCCTGGGTAATGAAACGGACGAGGATGTTTGTGTCGATCCCGATCAAACAGCTTCCGTTTCTTCGTCCGATTTGTGGTGTTCGGCTCCGCTGCTGGCAATGGCTTCGTTCATTTCTTCAATGGATAAAGCGTGATGGAATTTGCCGAACATGCCTTTGAGTGCCTGGACACTGCCGTTTTTGGGAAGCAGGACGACTCTTCCTTGTTCGTTTCGTGCAAATTCGATTCGATCCCCGGCTTTTAAGCCCAGTTCTGTCCGTACCTCGATCGGGATGGTAATTTGCCCTTTTGAAGTCATGGTAGCGCTTGCCATGGAATCTTCTCCTTACATTTTAAACTTTATCTTACTTGATGAAGATTACAAGGAGAGCGGGCTTATTCGCGGACGATTTTTACGAAGATTCCGTCGGGGAGTTCGCCTTCGATCAAGTGGATTACGCCATTTTTTACGAAGCCTTCGAGGACCTGGCGGGGTTGGGAGAGTTTTGGCGGGGCGGTGCG of Acidicapsa ligni contains these proteins:
- the serA gene encoding phosphoglycerate dehydrogenase, translated to MPDLSFGEKLIIARKKLNLYQYQMAEKLGVHPNSIWKYEQGEGKPQASVVRMFDLFCDQNDIRFDEYESVEKVKGVPMKIILAEKVSPATLAVLDSEPGWEILTHDQLPNGLEHALADADALVVRSAVQVDDALLEHAPKLRVIGRAGVGVDNIDADAATRRGIVVMNTPGANAIAVAELTLGLMLALARKLPLANSTMHAGKWEKKSLQGVELRGKTLGILGLGRIGLEVAKRARGFGLEIVGHDPFVSAAVAREAGIRLVATEELFAVSDYLTLHVGLTPQTTGIINERTIATMKPGIRILNCARGELIEDNALVAALISGHVGGAALDVFTKEPLKDSAYFNLENVILTPHIAGSTAEAQEAVGIQIARQVREYLKLGVVQNAVNVTSLTHEEYLVLSPFIELAGRLGNFLSQAATRNIESIHLTYSGSLAEGKTELIRNAAIAGLLSGSENVNRINAATVAQERGIRIHEEKQASPRGGTASVLTIALHDSAGESRASATVLHGEQPRLLELDGIDIEAPLEGSLLVCRNLDVPGVIGNIGTILGRHGVNIANFALGRERSSATPTPPNTQPGRALSVVQVDEPVGPEVVLALSNIHALLEARLVRLA
- a CDS encoding pyridoxal-phosphate-dependent aminotransferase family protein; protein product: MFRKTRLFTPGPTPLLPAAQFAMAAADLHHRTAEFRALYTKVLAQLKEFVGTRNDVLLLSSSGTGAMEAAVSNLTSPGDPVLVLTAGKFGERWTAITKAFGCNVEVLNAPYGETFDLATIKAALKPEHKAVYVQATETSTATRHDIRGIAEALKAANSQALLVVDAITGLGTTHFDVDAWGIDVLIGGSQKAVMIPPGLAYLSVSDRAWAAMETSKNPRYYFDLRKERKSAKLGESAYTPSVSLIAGLGAALDYIAGQANGDLAEGRISLIENAETCAAMTRAGLVALGFTLFAPTAPAAAATAVSVPEGLDSGAVVKELKSRFGAVIANGQGEMKGKIFRIAHLGFFDYMDTIALLGALELIARDTLKLPVQFGQGVAAAQQVFATRKPKQAYEETFAVTV
- a CDS encoding GatB/YqeY domain-containing protein encodes the protein MSETLEVRVKAETITAMKARDGERTTTLRLITTALKNKAIEKREELSDAESQQILASMIKQRRDSIEQFTKGGRPELAAKEAVEIAVIEEFLPKALSTEELSVLVGLVVAQIAEGAAQKPGPKEMGTVIKAVQARLQADGLRAEGRLVSEAVKAALA
- a CDS encoding glycoside hydrolase family 127 protein; this translates as MMLRRTFLKNGLKTAGAASALLGAKSRALAVAGAGAAPLLEFGYGDVQLAPGIAQMQFEQTQSVMMGMDEDSLLRPWRLRAGLPAAGRPMGGWYDEVPLVKTPSGGTGFAPAHSFGQWISALARGYAINQDPKTRAKLERLLALYEPAISDKFYANFRFPAYNYDKMVMGLIDAHQFAGMPKAFDLLNQTTDAAEMHLPPTALDRDEPQRKWRASVGDNTTDDYTWDESYTMPENLYLAAQRGAGDRYRNMAPRYLLNASYFDPLSEGRNVLPGHHAYSFCNALSSAMQAYMVGGSEKHLRAASNAFDMIVNTQSYATGGWGPDESFREPGSGALYASLTNSKHSFETPCGSYAHSKLTRYLLRVTRDGKYGDSMERVLYNTVLGAKELQQDGHSFYYSDYSNTGHKFYFDDKWPCCSGTLPQVAADYRILSYFHDTDGVYVNLYLPSTLKWTGGNGARLELTQSGGYPLEGRTNLVLRASKAETFALRLRIPVWANVDASDPVMIRVNGQPVAAPIATGFATLRRKWKDGDRVELNLPLPMRLEAIDPQHPETVALVRGPLVLFAMTDEDPRVSRDQLLSAKRQRGQSVWMAESGAGPLLLTPFTEIREERYRTYVTLTSA
- a CDS encoding APC family permease; amino-acid sequence: MPDDARPGNLGAGNSRTGNSRASNHLKRILGLGFGVAVIFGGTVGVGILRLPGMIAEQLQSEWLILLVWVLGGIYALLGAVSVAELGVAMPQAGGFYVYSRRAFGPGTGFAMGWTDWLNNCAVIAYGAVAAAEYIASLLPGVTEQDTTLQKGIALGLLALFCGLHWLGLRVSSGIQKITSVVTAVTFVVLAVACFLHPRVPHVARFWGAGTAPGWAGWMALLVPMVAALRAIMVTYDGWYAAIYFTEEDTDAAKHLPRLMISGVLVVMGLYLLMNLAFLHVLSIPEMANSRLPAAEAARLVLPAWSGKFVTVLSLLTLLGLINAVLLGAPRILLAIGRDGLFSRRAAWVSENGTPGVALLLSAAMAAVFLVSGRLEEIIAVAAILVAGMYCVNYIAVFRLRSREPRLKRPFRAWGYPLSTGVVLAGSLVFLVAAIHDDPLSAAKALVLLMIAVPAYLWMRGRAKLT
- a CDS encoding PIN domain-containing protein, whose protein sequence is MIGIDTNILVRFITQDDPYQSAIANAFMASLTADKPGFIPLVTIVELWWVLSRGYKLSRAQCIQATATLLASQQLVIEAEPLVWDALLLVEQTNSDLSDCLIAGCARASGCNSVVTFDRNAVKATGMQLLT
- a CDS encoding AbrB/MazE/SpoVT family DNA-binding domain-containing protein: MASATMTSKGQITIPIEVRTELGLKAGDRIEFARNEQGRVVLLPKNGSVQALKGMFGKFHHALSIEEMNEAIASSGAEHHKSDEETEAV